The Streptomyces sp. HUAS CB01 genome has a segment encoding these proteins:
- a CDS encoding YcnI family copper-binding membrane protein, whose amino-acid sequence MNKSSRLAVAGGVAATSVLLLCGPAVAHVSVQPQGEAAKGGYATVNFKVPNERDNAATVKLEVTVPADHPLSSVMPQPVPGWKAEVTKTKLAKPLSVHGKQITEAVSKITWTAAGGRIGPGEFQQFPVSLGQLPEDADKLVFKALQTYDNKEVVRWIEEPREGAAEPEHPAPVLALSAATGDHHGGGADKNGADDKNAAHAADHADGESESTASPTDTTARVLAVVGILVGAAGVAFGVLAGRRRTA is encoded by the coding sequence ATGAACAAGTCCTCTCGTCTCGCCGTCGCCGGCGGCGTCGCCGCCACCTCCGTGCTGCTGCTGTGCGGCCCCGCCGTCGCGCACGTCAGCGTCCAGCCCCAGGGCGAGGCCGCGAAGGGCGGCTACGCCACGGTCAACTTCAAGGTCCCGAACGAGCGGGACAACGCCGCGACGGTGAAGCTCGAGGTCACCGTCCCGGCCGACCACCCGCTCTCGTCGGTGATGCCGCAGCCCGTCCCGGGCTGGAAGGCCGAGGTCACCAAGACCAAGCTGGCCAAGCCGCTGAGCGTGCACGGCAAGCAGATCACCGAGGCCGTCTCGAAGATCACCTGGACCGCGGCCGGCGGCAGGATCGGCCCCGGTGAGTTCCAGCAGTTCCCCGTGTCCCTCGGACAGTTGCCCGAGGACGCCGACAAGCTCGTCTTCAAGGCGCTCCAGACGTACGACAACAAGGAGGTCGTGCGCTGGATCGAGGAGCCGCGGGAGGGCGCGGCCGAGCCGGAGCACCCGGCGCCCGTGCTCGCCCTGTCCGCGGCGACCGGCGACCACCACGGCGGCGGCGCCGACAAGAACGGGGCGGACGACAAGAACGCGGCCCATGCCGCGGACCACGCGGACGGCGAGAGCGAGAGCACCGCGAGCCCCACGGACACCACGGCCCGGGTCCTCGCCGTGGTCGGCATCCTCGTGGGTGCCGCGGGCGTGGCCTTCGGTGTGCTGGCCGGCCGCCGTCGTACCGCCTGA
- a CDS encoding SCO family protein — protein sequence MRNKLVTAAALAVAAVLSLSACGPDGGSDNADGSVAEVSAQPRDKAATVLDRPFEKPDLVLTDTTGKPYDLRERTKGKPTLIYFGYTHCPDVCPLTMSNIAVARKQLPKADQDKLQVVFVTTDPERDTAAELAKWLPAAGDPSFVGLTGDFPTIQAGARQLGIGIEPSTKDKNGKAVSMHGTQVVAFSPRTDRGYVLYGEDTTPEDFTKDLPRIIKGENP from the coding sequence ATGCGCAACAAGCTCGTGACGGCCGCCGCCCTGGCGGTGGCGGCCGTACTCTCCCTTTCCGCCTGCGGCCCCGACGGAGGCTCGGACAACGCGGACGGCTCCGTCGCCGAGGTCTCCGCCCAGCCGCGGGACAAGGCCGCGACCGTCCTCGACCGGCCCTTCGAGAAGCCCGACCTCGTCCTCACGGACACCACGGGCAAGCCGTACGACCTCCGGGAGCGGACCAAGGGCAAGCCGACCCTGATCTACTTCGGCTACACCCACTGCCCCGACGTCTGCCCGCTGACGATGAGCAACATCGCCGTCGCCAGGAAGCAGCTGCCGAAGGCGGACCAGGACAAGCTCCAGGTCGTCTTCGTCACCACCGACCCCGAGCGGGACACCGCGGCCGAACTGGCCAAGTGGCTCCCCGCCGCGGGCGATCCCTCCTTCGTCGGGCTCACCGGCGACTTCCCGACCATCCAGGCCGGGGCGCGCCAGCTGGGCATCGGCATCGAGCCCTCCACGAAGGACAAGAACGGCAAGGCCGTGTCCATGCACGGGACGCAGGTCGTGGCCTTCTCCCCCAGGACCGACCGGGGCTACGTCCTGTACGGCGAGGACACCACGCCCGAGGACTTCACCAAGGACCTCCCCAGGATCATCAAGGGGGAGAACCCGTGA
- a CDS encoding copper chaperone PCu(A)C codes for MTRRTATALAAALALSAGLGLAGCSSSVPELKVGGAFMPQPVGDTAGGFLTVTNTGGTADRLTSVTSSLSDDVQMHETKDRTMRQVTSLDVPANGELRLERGGDHLMFMGIKKQPEQGERIDVELHFEKSEPIRVELPVEERTHNPKQH; via the coding sequence GTGACCCGCCGCACGGCGACCGCCCTCGCCGCCGCCCTGGCCCTCTCCGCCGGACTGGGGCTCGCGGGCTGTTCCTCGTCCGTGCCCGAGCTCAAGGTCGGCGGGGCGTTCATGCCGCAGCCCGTCGGCGACACGGCGGGCGGTTTCCTCACCGTCACCAACACCGGTGGCACCGCGGACAGGCTGACCTCCGTCACCAGCAGCCTCTCGGACGACGTCCAGATGCACGAGACGAAGGACCGCACGATGCGGCAGGTGACGTCGCTCGACGTCCCCGCCAACGGGGAGCTGAGGCTGGAACGCGGTGGCGACCACCTCATGTTCATGGGCATCAAGAAGCAGCCGGAACAGGGCGAGAGGATCGACGTCGAGCTGCACTTCGAGAAGTCGGAACCGATCAGGGTCGAGCTCCCCGTCGAGGAGCGGACCCACAACCCGAAGCAGCACTGA
- a CDS encoding copper resistance CopC/CopD family protein, with protein MTTTAPRLGTATLLRLLLITAALLGTVLTGTANAHAALTGSNPKDGAVLAVAPKDVTLTFSEQVALGNDSIRVLDPKSKRVDTGRLKNLGAGDVVRYGVDLHSGLPDGTYTVAWQAVSADSHPIAGAFTFSVGAPSKTAVELPKQEAGGGLVGALYGIARYAAYTGFTVLVGGAAFVLACWPRGASVRPVQRIVVGGWVTLTAATLAMLLLRNPYTGSGELGDAFDLAGLQAVLATKTGAALVSRLLLLGAAALFIAVLFGAYAKRATEPEGAAEQGAPRPGGREDAVDGGADASGDDPGTAGDPAKEKQDLTFGLAIGGTVVAAGIAATWALSEHASAGIQAGVAMPVDVLHLLAVAAWLGGLATLLVALHRAPSLGRAAVLRFSRVAFWSVVVLAATGLYQSWRQVGSWSALTGTSYGRLLLVKIGLVGMLVGVAWISRRWTARLSEPTPGAAVDAETSGVAADAAEAGEPRAAEPAPSDDPVRAAQLARQDAAVAAAARKRLRDADPERTGLRRSVLAEAGVAVVLLAVTTVLTSTEPGRTEEQAARAGGGATEAVPSKPVDVTMPFDTGGADGKGTARLTISPGRSGANELHVWTERPDRKPLDAPEVKVAFTLTAEKIGPLPLVPERVAAGHWSASNIQIPLPGEWQVRITVRTSDIDQTTVEKNVRIG; from the coding sequence ATGACCACCACCGCCCCGCGCCTCGGCACGGCGACTCTCCTGCGGCTGCTGCTGATCACCGCGGCGCTGCTCGGCACCGTGCTCACGGGCACGGCGAACGCGCACGCCGCCCTGACCGGGAGCAACCCGAAGGACGGGGCGGTGCTGGCCGTCGCCCCCAAGGACGTCACGCTCACCTTCTCCGAGCAGGTCGCCCTGGGGAACGACTCGATCCGCGTCCTCGACCCCAAGAGCAAGCGCGTCGACACCGGCAGGCTGAAGAACCTCGGCGCCGGGGACGTCGTCAGATACGGGGTGGACCTGCACTCCGGCCTGCCGGACGGCACCTACACCGTCGCCTGGCAGGCGGTCTCCGCCGACAGCCACCCCATCGCCGGCGCGTTCACCTTCTCGGTCGGCGCGCCCTCGAAGACCGCCGTGGAGCTGCCGAAGCAGGAGGCGGGCGGCGGGCTCGTGGGCGCGCTCTACGGCATCGCGCGGTACGCGGCGTACACGGGGTTCACCGTCCTGGTCGGCGGTGCCGCGTTCGTGCTGGCCTGCTGGCCGCGCGGGGCGAGCGTCCGGCCGGTGCAGCGGATCGTGGTGGGCGGCTGGGTGACGCTCACCGCGGCCACCCTCGCGATGCTGCTGCTGCGCAATCCCTACACCGGCTCGGGCGAGCTGGGCGACGCCTTCGACCTCGCCGGGCTGCAGGCCGTCCTCGCCACCAAGACCGGAGCCGCGCTCGTGTCACGGCTGCTGCTGCTCGGGGCGGCGGCGCTGTTCATCGCGGTGCTGTTCGGGGCGTACGCGAAGCGCGCGACCGAACCCGAGGGCGCCGCGGAACAGGGCGCGCCCCGCCCGGGCGGCAGGGAGGACGCAGTCGACGGGGGTGCGGACGCGTCCGGGGACGACCCGGGAACGGCCGGCGACCCGGCGAAGGAGAAGCAGGACCTGACCTTCGGTCTGGCCATCGGCGGCACGGTCGTCGCCGCCGGGATCGCCGCCACCTGGGCGCTCTCCGAACACGCCTCGGCCGGTATCCAGGCGGGCGTGGCGATGCCCGTCGACGTGCTGCACCTGCTGGCCGTCGCCGCGTGGCTGGGCGGTCTGGCCACGTTGCTCGTGGCGCTGCACCGCGCGCCCTCCCTCGGCAGGGCAGCCGTCCTCCGCTTCTCCCGGGTGGCGTTCTGGTCCGTCGTCGTCCTCGCCGCGACCGGGCTCTACCAGTCCTGGCGGCAGGTCGGCTCGTGGTCGGCCCTGACCGGCACCTCCTACGGGCGGCTGCTGCTGGTCAAGATCGGGCTGGTCGGGATGCTCGTCGGGGTCGCCTGGATCTCGCGCCGCTGGACGGCGCGGCTGTCGGAGCCCACGCCCGGCGCGGCGGTGGACGCGGAGACGAGCGGCGTGGCCGCGGACGCCGCCGAGGCCGGGGAGCCCCGTGCCGCCGAGCCGGCGCCGTCCGACGACCCCGTGCGCGCGGCCCAACTCGCCCGGCAGGACGCCGCGGTGGCCGCGGCCGCCCGCAAGCGCCTCAGGGACGCCGACCCGGAGCGCACCGGGCTCCGGCGCTCCGTCCTCGCGGAGGCCGGCGTCGCCGTCGTCCTGCTCGCCGTGACGACGGTTCTGACCTCCACCGAGCCCGGCCGGACCGAGGAGCAGGCGGCCCGGGCGGGCGGCGGGGCCACCGAGGCCGTACCGTCCAAGCCCGTGGACGTGACGATGCCCTTCGACACCGGTGGCGCTGACGGCAAGGGCACGGCCCGGCTGACCATCAGCCCCGGACGCTCGGGCGCCAACGAGCTGCACGTGTGGACCGAGCGCCCGGACAGGAAGCCCCTGGACGCCCCCGAGGTCAAGGTGGCCTTCACCCTGACCGCGGAGAAGATCGGGCCGCTCCCGCTGGTCCCGGAACGCGTCGCGGCCGGCCACTGGAGCGCGAGCAACATCCAGATCCCGCTGCCGGGCGAATGGCAGGTCCGGATCACCGTACGGACGTCGGACATCGACCAGACGACCGTCGAGAAGAACGTGAGGATCGGCTGA
- the efeB gene encoding iron uptake transporter deferrochelatase/peroxidase subunit — protein sequence MSDNEISRRRLLGTVGAAGATGLALGAAGGAAGYAVTAADPATALTTVGSTAEPFHGEHQAGITTPMQSHGHLLAFDLAPGAGRREAAALMRRWSATAARLTAGEPADDDTGVALDAGPSSLTITFGFGRTFFDRTGLTAQRPVQLDPLPAFSADRLDPRRSEGDLWVQIGANDALVAFHALRAVHKVAGGAARMRWQMNGFNRSPGVTAQPMTSRNLMGQIDGTRNPKPSEPDFDRRVFVPASGAGPDAPEQPAWMAGGSYAVVRRIRMLLDDWEKLNLKDQELVIGRRKSDGAPLTGGGETTELALDRTGPDGSLVIPANAHARIAAPEQNAGAAMLRRPFSYHDGMAADGTPDAGLLFVCWQADPLRGFVPVQRKLDRGDALSAFVRHEASGLFAVPGGAEEGGYVGRRLLEP from the coding sequence ATGAGCGACAACGAGATCTCGCGGCGCAGGCTGCTCGGCACGGTCGGCGCCGCGGGGGCGACAGGACTCGCCCTCGGCGCGGCGGGCGGCGCGGCCGGGTACGCGGTGACCGCCGCCGACCCGGCGACCGCCCTGACGACCGTCGGCTCCACGGCCGAGCCCTTCCACGGCGAGCACCAGGCGGGCATCACCACACCGATGCAGTCCCACGGCCATCTCCTCGCCTTCGACCTGGCTCCCGGGGCGGGCCGCAGGGAGGCGGCCGCGCTGATGCGACGCTGGTCGGCCACCGCGGCCCGGCTGACGGCGGGCGAGCCGGCCGACGACGACACCGGCGTCGCCCTGGACGCCGGCCCTTCCTCCCTCACGATCACCTTCGGCTTCGGCCGGACCTTCTTCGACCGCACGGGGCTGACGGCGCAGCGCCCCGTCCAGCTCGACCCGCTGCCGGCGTTCTCCGCCGACCGGCTGGATCCGCGCCGTTCGGAAGGCGACCTCTGGGTGCAGATCGGCGCCAACGACGCACTGGTCGCCTTCCACGCGCTGCGCGCCGTCCACAAGGTGGCGGGCGGGGCGGCGCGGATGCGCTGGCAGATGAACGGTTTCAACCGTTCGCCGGGCGTCACCGCCCAGCCGATGACCAGCCGCAACCTCATGGGCCAGATCGACGGCACCCGCAACCCCAAGCCGTCCGAGCCCGACTTCGACCGCCGGGTGTTCGTACCGGCCTCCGGCGCCGGACCCGACGCGCCGGAGCAGCCGGCCTGGATGGCGGGCGGCTCGTACGCCGTGGTCCGCCGCATCCGGATGCTGCTGGACGACTGGGAGAAGCTGAACCTGAAGGACCAGGAGCTGGTGATCGGCCGCCGCAAGTCCGACGGCGCCCCGCTGACCGGCGGCGGCGAGACGACCGAGCTCGCTCTGGACCGGACCGGTCCGGACGGTTCCCTGGTCATCCCGGCCAACGCCCACGCGCGGATCGCCGCCCCCGAGCAGAACGCGGGCGCGGCGATGCTGCGCAGGCCGTTCTCGTACCACGACGGCATGGCGGCGGACGGCACCCCCGACGCGGGACTGCTCTTCGTCTGCTGGCAGGCCGACCCGCTCCGGGGCTTCGTACCGGTCCAGCGGAAGCTGGACCGCGGAGACGCGCTGTCCGCGTTCGTCCGGCACGAGGCGAGCGGTCTCTTCGCCGTCCCGGGCGGCGCGGAGGAGGGCGGGTACGTCGGCCGCCGGCTGCTGGAGCCGTGA
- the pheA gene encoding prephenate dehydratase: MSATRYTYLGPEGTFTEAALRTLPEAATRELVPMVSVPAALDAVRNGEAAAALVPIENSVEGGVTATLDELASGEPLMIYREVLLPITFALLVRPGTKLSDVKTVTGHPVAQPQVRNWLRAHLPDAVWESAASNADGARLVQEGRFDAAFAGEFAAATYGLEALVTEIHDAQNAETRFVLVGRPARPAAPTGADKTSVVIWQRDDHPGALLELLQEFAVRGVNLMLLQSRPTGAGIGNYCFAIDAEGHISDRRVGEALMGLKRICPKVRFLGSYPQAGVAAGGGRALRPGTSDAEFVDAAEWLARCQDGRA, translated from the coding sequence ATGTCCGCCACGCGCTACACGTACCTCGGCCCCGAGGGCACCTTCACCGAGGCCGCCCTGCGCACCCTCCCGGAGGCCGCCACCCGCGAACTCGTCCCGATGGTGTCCGTGCCGGCCGCCCTGGACGCCGTGCGCAACGGTGAGGCGGCGGCCGCGCTGGTGCCGATCGAGAACTCGGTGGAGGGCGGCGTCACCGCGACCCTCGACGAGCTGGCCTCCGGCGAGCCGCTGATGATCTACCGCGAGGTGCTGCTGCCGATCACCTTCGCGCTGCTGGTGCGGCCGGGGACGAAGCTGTCGGACGTGAAGACGGTGACCGGCCACCCGGTCGCGCAGCCGCAGGTGCGGAACTGGCTGCGGGCCCATCTGCCGGACGCGGTGTGGGAGTCGGCCGCGTCGAACGCGGACGGGGCGCGGCTGGTGCAGGAGGGACGCTTCGACGCGGCCTTCGCCGGGGAGTTCGCGGCGGCGACGTACGGGCTCGAGGCGCTGGTCACCGAGATCCACGACGCGCAGAACGCGGAGACGCGCTTCGTGCTGGTGGGCCGTCCGGCGCGGCCCGCGGCCCCGACCGGTGCGGACAAGACGTCGGTGGTCATCTGGCAGCGCGACGACCACCCGGGTGCCCTGCTGGAGCTCCTCCAGGAGTTCGCGGTGCGCGGTGTCAACCTGATGCTGCTCCAGTCGCGGCCCACCGGGGCGGGCATCGGCAACTACTGCTTCGCGATCGACGCCGAGGGACACATCTCGGACCGGCGGGTGGGGGAGGCGCTGATGGGGCTGAAGCGCATCTGCCCGAAGGTGCGGTTCCTCGGGTCCTACCCGCAGGCGGGGGTGGCGGCTGGGGGCGGGCGCGCGCTGCGTCCGGGGACCTCGGACGCGGAGTTCGTGGACGCCGCGGAGTGGCTGGCGCGCTGTCAGGACGGCCGCGCGTAA
- the serS gene encoding serine--tRNA ligase: MIDLRLLREDPDRVRASQRARGEDVELVDALLSADERRRSSGVRFDELRSEQKSLGKLVSKASPDERAELLKKAEQLKSDVKAAEAEQNEAEEEARRLLLGLGNLIHPDVPVGGEEDFVVLETHGTVRDFGAEGFEPKDHLELGEALGAIDVERGAKVSGSRFYYLTGVGALLELALVNAAMAQATEAGFTPMLTPALVRPRAMEGTGFLGQAAENVYHLEKDDFYLVGTSEVPLAAYHMDEILDAGKLPLRYAGFSPCFRREAGTYGKDTRGIFRVHQFDKVEMFSYVHPDDAENEHKRLLEWEKQWLTGLELPFQVIDVASGDLGASASRKYDCEAWIPTQGKYRELTSASNCDGFQARRLSVRMRDGKQVKPLATLNGTLCAVPRTIVAILENHQLADGSVRVPEVLRPYLGGRDVLEPVAK; this comes from the coding sequence GTGATTGACCTTCGCCTGCTCCGTGAGGACCCCGACCGTGTTCGCGCCTCCCAGCGCGCCCGTGGAGAGGACGTCGAACTCGTCGACGCCCTGCTCTCCGCCGATGAGCGGCGCAGGTCGTCCGGCGTCCGCTTCGACGAACTCCGTTCCGAGCAGAAGTCGCTCGGCAAGCTCGTCTCCAAGGCGTCCCCGGACGAGCGCGCCGAGCTGCTGAAGAAGGCCGAGCAGCTCAAGTCCGACGTCAAGGCCGCCGAGGCCGAGCAGAACGAGGCCGAGGAAGAGGCCCGCCGGCTGCTGCTCGGGCTGGGCAACCTGATCCACCCGGACGTCCCGGTCGGCGGCGAGGAGGACTTCGTCGTCCTGGAGACGCACGGCACCGTCCGCGACTTCGGCGCCGAGGGCTTCGAGCCCAAGGACCACCTGGAGCTCGGCGAGGCGCTGGGCGCCATCGACGTCGAGCGCGGCGCGAAGGTGTCCGGCTCCCGCTTCTACTACCTGACGGGTGTCGGCGCCCTGCTGGAGCTCGCCCTCGTCAACGCCGCCATGGCGCAGGCCACCGAGGCGGGCTTCACCCCGATGCTGACCCCGGCGCTGGTCCGCCCGCGCGCCATGGAGGGCACGGGCTTCCTCGGCCAGGCCGCGGAGAACGTCTACCACCTGGAGAAGGACGACTTCTATCTCGTCGGCACGTCCGAGGTCCCCCTCGCGGCGTACCACATGGACGAGATCCTCGACGCGGGCAAGCTGCCGCTGCGGTACGCCGGCTTCTCGCCGTGCTTCCGCCGCGAGGCCGGCACGTACGGCAAGGACACGCGCGGCATCTTCCGCGTCCACCAGTTCGACAAGGTCGAGATGTTCTCGTACGTCCACCCGGACGACGCCGAGAACGAGCACAAGCGGCTCCTGGAGTGGGAGAAGCAGTGGCTGACCGGCCTGGAGCTGCCGTTCCAGGTGATCGACGTGGCCAGCGGCGACCTGGGTGCCTCGGCGTCCCGCAAGTACGACTGCGAGGCGTGGATCCCGACCCAGGGCAAGTACCGCGAGCTCACGTCGGCGTCGAACTGCGACGGCTTCCAGGCCCGCCGGCTGTCGGTGCGCATGCGCGACGGCAAGCAGGTCAAGCCGCTCGCGACGCTGAACGGCACGCTGTGCGCCGTGCCGCGCACGATCGTCGCGATCCTGGAGAACCACCAGCTGGCCGACGGGTCGGTGCGGGTGCCGGAGGTCCTGCGGCCCTACCTCGGCGGCCGGGACGTCCTGGAGCCGGTCGCCAAGTGA
- a CDS encoding HAD family hydrolase, with product MSFPYRLIATDLDGTLLRSDETVSQRTRDALAAATAAGAAHIVVTGRSVPWTRHILDDLGYQGLAVCGQGAQVYHAGENKLLTSVTLDRQLAGLALAKLEAEVGPLALAASRDGLDGKVVVSPDYRVHDGPLPVVVFDDPAELWAAPLNKLYIQHPSLDDDELTRIARSTVGGLVDVVMAGERIVEILPLGLSKATGLSLAARRLGVKSTQTIAFGDMPNDIPMFGWAVHGVAMANAHDELKAVAHEITASNEHDGIALVLEELLGRRR from the coding sequence GTGAGCTTTCCGTACCGCCTGATCGCCACGGATCTCGACGGGACCCTGCTGCGCTCCGACGAGACGGTCTCGCAGCGCACGCGCGACGCGCTCGCCGCCGCCACGGCGGCGGGCGCCGCCCACATCGTCGTCACCGGGCGGTCCGTCCCGTGGACCCGGCACATCCTCGACGACCTGGGCTACCAGGGGCTCGCGGTCTGCGGGCAGGGCGCGCAGGTGTACCACGCGGGCGAGAACAAGCTGCTCACCTCGGTCACCCTGGACCGCCAGCTGGCCGGTCTCGCCCTCGCCAAGCTGGAGGCGGAGGTCGGCCCGCTCGCGCTGGCGGCGAGCCGCGACGGCCTGGACGGGAAGGTCGTCGTCAGCCCCGACTACCGGGTCCACGACGGTCCGCTCCCGGTCGTGGTCTTCGACGACCCGGCCGAGCTGTGGGCGGCTCCGCTGAACAAGCTCTACATCCAGCACCCGTCCCTCGACGACGACGAGCTGACCCGCATCGCGCGGTCGACGGTCGGCGGTCTGGTCGACGTGGTGATGGCCGGCGAGCGCATCGTCGAGATCCTCCCCCTCGGCCTGAGCAAGGCCACCGGCCTCTCCCTGGCCGCTCGTCGGCTGGGGGTGAAGTCCACCCAGACGATCGCCTTCGGCGACATGCCGAACGACATCCCCATGTTCGGCTGGGCCGTCCACGGCGTGGCGATGGCCAACGCCCACGACGAACTGAAGGCCGTGGCGCACGAGATCACGGCGTCGAACGAGCACGACGGCATCGCGCTGGTACTGGAGGAACTGCTGGGGCGCCGGCGCTGA
- a CDS encoding ABC transporter permease subunit: MYNPTVARLTYRALLGRRRAAILFVLPALLLLIAAAVRAFNGVDDQVASDVLGGFALATMVPLIGVIAGTGAIGPEIDDGSIVYLLAKPVKRPTIIVTKLIVAIAVTMVFSAVPTFVAGYILNGNGQQIAVAYTVAALVASIAYAALFLLLGTVSRHAVVIGLVYALVWETLFGSLVSGARTLSVQQWSLALAERIGGEGMITSDVGLPLAVALLVGVTLLATGYAGQKLRTLTLAGEE, from the coding sequence ATGTACAACCCGACAGTCGCCCGGCTCACCTACCGGGCCCTCCTCGGCCGGCGCCGTGCGGCGATCCTCTTCGTCCTCCCCGCCCTGCTGCTGCTCATCGCCGCGGCCGTGAGGGCGTTCAACGGCGTCGACGACCAGGTCGCCTCCGACGTGCTGGGCGGCTTCGCCCTCGCCACGATGGTGCCGCTGATCGGCGTGATCGCCGGAACGGGGGCGATCGGGCCCGAGATCGACGACGGCTCGATCGTCTATCTGCTGGCCAAGCCGGTGAAGCGGCCGACGATCATCGTCACCAAGCTGATCGTGGCGATCGCCGTGACCATGGTGTTCTCCGCGGTCCCCACGTTCGTCGCGGGATACATCCTCAACGGCAACGGACAGCAGATCGCGGTCGCCTACACGGTCGCGGCGCTGGTCGCGTCGATCGCGTACGCCGCGCTGTTCCTGCTGCTCGGCACGGTCAGCCGGCACGCGGTCGTGATCGGCCTGGTCTACGCGCTGGTGTGGGAGACGCTCTTCGGCAGCCTGGTGTCCGGGGCGCGGACGCTCAGCGTGCAGCAGTGGTCGCTGGCCCTGGCCGAACGGATCGGCGGCGAGGGGATGATCACCTCCGACGTGGGGCTGCCGCTCGCGGTGGCGCTGCTCGTCGGGGTCACGCTGCTGGCGACGGGGTACGCCGGGCAGAAGCTGAGGACGCTGACGCTCGCCGGCGAGGAGTAG
- a CDS encoding ABC transporter ATP-binding protein, with the protein MSTVHIDHASRWFGNVVAVNDVTMTIGPGVTGLLGPNGAGKSTLINMMGGFLAPSTGTVTLDGETIWRNESVYRQIGVVPEREAMYDFLTGREFVLANAELHGLGAKEAQRALATVEMEPAQDRKIATYSKGMRQRVKMASALVHEPSVLLLDEPFNGMDPRQRMQLMDLLRRMGGEGRTVLFSSHILEEVEQLASHIEVIVAGRHAASGDFRRIRRLMTDRPHRYLVRSSDDRALAAALIADPSTAGIEVDVQEGALRIQAVDFGRFTELLPKVAREHSIRLLTVSPSDESLESVFSYLVAA; encoded by the coding sequence ATGAGCACTGTCCACATCGACCACGCCTCGCGCTGGTTCGGCAACGTGGTGGCCGTCAACGACGTGACGATGACCATCGGGCCCGGCGTCACCGGACTCCTCGGCCCCAACGGAGCCGGCAAGTCCACGCTCATCAACATGATGGGCGGCTTCCTCGCCCCCTCGACGGGCACCGTCACCCTCGACGGAGAAACGATCTGGCGCAACGAGTCGGTCTACCGGCAGATCGGCGTCGTGCCCGAGCGGGAGGCGATGTACGACTTCCTCACGGGGCGGGAGTTCGTCCTCGCCAACGCCGAACTGCACGGGCTCGGCGCCAAGGAGGCCCAGCGCGCCCTGGCCACGGTGGAGATGGAGCCCGCGCAGGACCGCAAGATCGCCACGTACAGCAAGGGCATGCGCCAGCGGGTCAAGATGGCGTCCGCCCTGGTGCACGAGCCGAGCGTGCTGCTCCTCGACGAGCCGTTCAACGGAATGGACCCGCGCCAGCGCATGCAGCTCATGGACCTGCTCCGGCGCATGGGTGGCGAGGGACGCACGGTCCTGTTCTCCTCGCACATCCTCGAGGAGGTCGAGCAACTCGCCTCCCACATCGAGGTGATCGTCGCGGGACGGCACGCCGCGAGCGGCGACTTCCGCAGGATCCGGCGGCTGATGACGGACCGGCCGCACCGCTATCTGGTGCGTTCCAGCGACGACCGCGCGCTCGCCGCCGCGCTGATCGCGGACCCGTCCACCGCCGGCATCGAGGTGGACGTCCAGGAGGGCGCGTTGCGCATCCAGGCGGTCGACTTCGGGCGCTTCACCGAGCTCCTGCCGAAGGTGGCCCGTGAGCACTCCATCCGGCTGCTCACGGTCTCGCCCTCCGACGAGTCCCTCGAATCGGTCTTCTCCTACCTCGTAGCGGCCTGA
- a CDS encoding ABC transporter permease yields MSNGTTRTGTALTETTRIHNIGYRNYDGARLGRAYARRSLFAQSLRGAYGLGRSARSKVLPMILFAVMCVPAAIVVAVAVTTKMKDLPLDYTRYAIVTQAVIGLFLAAQAPQSVSRDLRFKTVPLYFSRPIERVDYVLAKFGAMASALFVLTAAPLLILWIGSLLAKMDFADQTKGFAQGLVSVALLSLLFGGLGLVMAALTPRRGFGVAAVIATLTITYGAVSTVQAIAYETGSEGAVEWLGLFSPVTLIDGVQTAFLGASSSFPGGQGPGTGAGVVYLLAVLALIAGSYGVLMRRYRKVGL; encoded by the coding sequence ATGAGCAACGGGACGACCCGCACGGGGACGGCGCTCACCGAGACCACCCGTATCCACAACATCGGGTACCGCAACTACGACGGCGCACGGCTCGGCCGCGCCTACGCCCGCCGCTCGCTCTTCGCGCAGTCGCTGCGCGGGGCGTACGGACTCGGCCGCTCCGCCCGGTCGAAGGTGCTGCCGATGATCCTCTTCGCGGTGATGTGCGTGCCCGCGGCGATCGTGGTCGCCGTGGCGGTGACCACCAAGATGAAGGACCTGCCGCTCGACTACACCCGCTACGCGATCGTCACGCAGGCGGTGATCGGACTCTTCCTCGCGGCGCAGGCCCCGCAGTCCGTCTCGCGCGACCTGCGCTTCAAGACCGTGCCGCTGTACTTCTCGCGGCCCATCGAGCGCGTGGACTACGTCCTCGCCAAGTTCGGCGCGATGGCCTCGGCGCTCTTCGTCCTGACCGCCGCCCCGCTCCTGATCCTCTGGATCGGCTCGCTGCTGGCGAAGATGGACTTCGCCGACCAGACGAAGGGCTTCGCACAGGGACTGGTCTCCGTGGCACTCCTCTCGCTCCTCTTCGGCGGTCTCGGTCTCGTCATGGCCGCACTCACGCCGCGCCGCGGGTTCGGGGTCGCGGCGGTCATCGCCACCCTGACCATCACCTACGGTGCGGTCTCCACGGTCCAGGCCATCGCGTACGAGACCGGGTCCGAGGGCGCCGTGGAGTGGCTGGGCCTCTTCTCGCCCGTCACCCTCATCGACGGTGTGCAGACCGCCTTCCTCGGCGCGTCCTCCTCCTTCCCCGGCGGGCAGGGGCCCGGCACGGGCGCCGGAGTGGTCTATCTGCTGGCCGTCCTCGCGCTCATCGCCGGTTCGTACGGCGTCCTGATGCGCCGCTACCGAAAGGTCGGGCTCTGA